Below is a genomic region from Sphaeramia orbicularis chromosome 6, fSphaOr1.1, whole genome shotgun sequence.
GCTCTGTTCAGTTCTAAATGTTAGTAACTCATCAGTAAATGGTTTAACGAGCTGATGGATGTTGGACAAGAAGCAGATGAATCAGGTAGAACGACGTGAGCTTTAACTGTTGTGCTTTTACCATTAACTGTGTGTGTACTCTGTCGTAGTGACTTTAGCATTCAGTGTACTCACCCTCTGGTCCTGGTTGGACAGGGTGTATGGGGCTCTGCTTCCACCACAGGAGTGAACGTTCTCACAGTCGTAAATGTCCGCAGAGTCCTGGTCAGGTCTGCAAAGGGTACACAGCCAGTCGCCTCTGTGGGCAAAACGAAACCTCCTTCAGTATTTACACTGGACAGGCGTCACATAGTAGTTAGCATCCACAAACTAAACTGACCTACCAACCACACCACTGACCAAACAAACTGACCTACCAACCAAAACACTGACCAACCACACCACCGACCAAACTGACCTACCAACCAAACCACTGACCAAACTGACCTACCAACCACACCACCGACCAAACAAACTGACCTACCAACCAAACCACTGACCAACCACACCACCGACCAAACTGACCTACCAACCAAACCACTGACCAAACTGACCTACCAACCACACCACCGACCAAACAAACTGACCTGCCAACCAAACCACTGACCAACCACACCACCGACCAAACTGACCTACCAACCAAACCACTGACCAAACTGACCTACCAACCAAACCACTGACCAACCAAACCACTGACCAAACTGACCTATCAACCAAACCACTGACCTACCAACCACACCACCGACCAAACAAACTGACCTACCAACCAAACCACTGACCAACCACACCACCGACCAAACAAACTGACCTACCAACCAAACCACTGACCAACCACACCACCGACCAAACTGACCTACCAACCAAACCACTGACCAAACTGACCTACCAACCACACCACCGACCAAACAAACTGACCTACCAACCAAACCACTGACCAACCACACCACCGACCAAACTGACCTACCAACCACACCACCGACCAAACTGACCTACCAACCAAACCACTGACCAACCAAACCACTGACCAACCTAACTGACCTACCAACCACACCACCGACCAAACTGACCTACCAACCAAACCACTGACCAAACTGACCTACCAACCAAACCACTGACCAACCAAACCACTGACCAACCTAACTGACCTACCAACCACACCACCGACCAAACTGACCTACCAACCACACCACCGACCAAACTGACCTACCAACCAAACCACTGACCAACCAAACCACTGACCAACCTAACTGACCTACCAACCAAACCACCAACCAAACTGACCTACCAACCAAACCACTGACCAACCAAACCACCAACCAAACTGACCTACCAACCAAACCACTGACCAACCTAACTGACCTACCAACTAAACCACTGACCAACCAAACTGACCTACCAACCAAACCACCGACCAACCAAACTGACCTACCAACTAAACCACTGACCAACCAAACTGACCTACCTACCATACCACCGACCAAACTGACCTACCAACCAAACCACTGACCAAACTGACCTACCAACCAAACCACTGACCAACCAAACCACTGACCAAACTGACCTACCAACCAAACCACTGACCAACCTAACTGACCTACCAACCACACCACCGACCAAACAAACTGACCTACCAACCACACCACCGACCAAACAAACTGACCTACCAACCAAACCACTGACCAACCACACCACCGACCAAACAAACTGACCTACCAACCAAACCACTGACCAACCTAACTGACCTACCAACCAAACCACTGACCAACCAAACTGACCTACCAACCAAACCACCGACCAAACTGACCTACCAACCAAACCACCAACCAAACTGACCTACCAACCAAACCACTGACCAACCTAACTGACCTACCAACCAAGCCACGGACCAACCAAACTTACCTACCAACCAAACCACTGACCAACCAAACTGACCTACCAACCAAACCACCGACCAACCAAACTGACCTACCAACCAAACTGACCTACCAACCAAACCACTGACCAACCAAACTGACCTAACAACTAAACCACTGACCAACCAAACTGACCTACCAACTAAACCACTGACCAACCAAACTGACCTACCAACCAAACCACCGACCAACCAAACTGACCTACCAACCAAACTGACCTACCAACCAAACCACTGACCAACCAAACTGACCTATCAACCAAACCACTGACCAACCAAACTGACCTACCAACCAAACTAACCTACCAACCAAACCACTGACCAACCAAACTGACCTACCTACCAAATGCTTAGCCTACCACACTACTGACTGGACTAATGAGGTATGTTTACACTTACAGATCTGTTAAATTACAGCAGTACTTGCCAAACTATCAGCCTACTAATTTACCCACCAGCTAAGGAGGCAACGTACGAAACTACCAAACTACTGGCTTACTTGCTAAAATCCTACCGATCAAACAAATTCCCAGATTATAAATCTATCCATTGGCATACCAAGCTCCCTACCTACTATATTCTGAAATCGGTCTGCTAAACTACAAGCCTGTCTACCTATCAAACCACCTACCTTTGTACCCTCTGAACTACCCAACTTCCAGCCTACTTACCAAACTAGCAACCTAGACATTTACCTACCATACTACCCATCTACCCACCGGTCTACCAAATAACCAAACTACCCACCAAAGTAACCACCAGTCAGCTAAACCAATTTACCCACTAGCCTACCAAACTACCAgactgaaattaccaaaaaccaTCCTGAGAAACTACCAACCCTACCAGACTACTGAACTACCACCCTGCCTACCATATTAAAGTGTGATAGTCAGTAGACAGTAGTGTTTTATGGACAGAACATCTACTCTCCCTAAGGCCTAAGGTCCTTGGTGTGTGGACCATCTAAGGTGCTCAGTATGTGGACCATCAGATTCTGGGTACAGGGTCCATCCTGCTCGGTCCTTACAAGGGAAAGTCCACCAGAGGAGGGATGTGACAGGCCAGATGGTAGACTTTAGGACAGCGGTCGCAGCACAGCAGATCTCCACCGTTCAGACAAACTGCACAGAAGTCCTCACTCTCCACCTCCACCATCCCCGATCTGGACTCAGGATGTGGACCCAATGAGCCATCCTCCGAACGCTGACCACCTTCATCCACAGCCTCGTCTTTCTCATCGAGGTTTACCTCACATCTGGACTCATCCTCCAGTACCAGGGACCTGTCCTGTTCTGACTCTGGTTCGGGGTCCACTTGGATCACTAGGTTTTGCTCCAGGTCTGGGTCCAAGTAAAATGTCTCAGACTCAGGTTTCCCACCGGTATCCCATTCATCTGGATCCAACAGGATGTACGGTTGGTCTGGATTCGACTCGCAATCAAAGCCAGAGTCCTGCTCTGGTTCTTCAGCCGGTTCTTCAGGACAAAATGGTTCTGTCCAGGAGATGGGTGTGGCCTCTGATGTGCTGAGATCACATGACTCAACAAAGTCCACCTCGCTCTGACTCCAGCCATTCTGCAAAGAAATAACAAGACACAGGTCTGCAGGTGTTTTTTACACCTGGGTTACCTTTTCCTTCTCAACTCTTTTCTGTGATGGCTTAAATGATCCTCTAACATCGGTTTAATTCTACAGTTGTCATTTACATAACGTAAGTCAGAAAACTGAGCTAGTGAACGCGTCTCAACTCATGGTTCTGGTTCCTTTGGAGGACGTTCCTTAGTCCTCACTTTTACCTGCTGAGGCTCTGATCCGGACTCTTCAACCTCTCGGTCCTGAAGTCGGACTAAACACACCACCGGCTGCAGACACGACAACGGCACACACTGGAAGTTCAGGCGCTCCAGGCTCACCACGGCAATGCTGGACTTACCCAGAATCCTCTGGGCTTCTGGATGGATCCTGGAGAAGAATCAACAAAAGCATCAAGAACCAGAGTCACATATGAAGTCACAGCACTCATGTCCAATGGACGAAGGATAAAAACCAGGACTTTACAAGACCTGGAGTCAAGACCACCTAAACCAATGAGCCCAAGACCAAGAGCAGACTAGATCCAAAACAAAACCCCATCTGGTGGTCTAAAATCCTCTTTATCTAAGACTAAAATGAAACCAGGACCTTCCGAACCAGCCTCAGGACCAAAATCCAGTCCTTCAACACTGCTGCTGGTCTTctggatctgtgttctggacTGATGGAGGTTTAGATTCTGGTGGTTTAGAGGAGATTGACAGAATGACTTCAGACTTCGACTGAGGAGTTTTATAACCTTTTCCCATGaagaaatacagatttttttttaaatattaacacCAGCATCCATGACTTTCATGTCATAACTCACTTATTGAAAAATGTCCTTTAATGATCAGCTCTTTATCATAATCAGTTTCCAATATGTCATCTGATTTACATGAGATGTTCTTATCTTTTATTTTACCTGATTCGTTTCAGTAAAGCCTTCACGTTTTCCTCAGGACATCTCTGACGTTTTTCCAACTGGTTTGTCTCATTTTCCATCTCATAgactccacctctgtccacctgtcaCAGCAcaacacttttcatacatgtacacacacacatatgtgtatatatatgtgtgtgtgtgtgtatatatatatatatatttatacacacacacacacacaatggtttgggatacaaaacaatgatgacaaatgtcataatatagttttatattgggatgcaTATCATtacgttggttagtttggtttaaattgttatctttgcttctaaaatgcctcagagatggtttttacttaattcctctcaacattgattttttttttttatccataactatgaatttaaatgttctacccctaaatttcgaaaatatttattgtattctgactgtaaataataattttctaccacaactaatcatctactttcttcacatctcgctAAGGaataaaaatctcccattaaactttaggaaatattaatgtttatatttcaactcatcatgaacaggacatgttatggctgtagacatgatgtgtcccaatatttttgtccatacagtttagaaacatcaacaaCACGGTTTAGCAATTGAGATCCACGTCTGGTTTAATGTAAATCCAAATGAATTTTAACATAAATCCAGAACCATTTTAACATGAATGTGGATCTGTTTTAACATAATCTGTCCTTGATAATAACCCTCGGTTCCACCTGTGGTTCCTCTGAGACGTTCCCCTCCTTGCCAGAGGTTTCCAGAATCGGTCTGGTCTCGGGTGACCTGGGCTCCAGTCTGCTGAGGGTTGCCCGGGGCGATGGGGCGGCCCATCTTTGGGGACGGTTGCCGTGGCGTCTGTGAGGCAGGTCCGTCATCTCCAGGATCTAGAACAGCCTCTGGGGTGAAATGAGAAACAAAAACAGGAGAAGTGTTTTACTCTCCTGTGTTCAGCGGGGACGTcaaatcacacaaacaaacacaaactcaggatccgacctctgacctctgacctaagGAACAACCAGACGGACGGACAGGACCTGAACAAACCACTGAGATAAGAGTCAGATCAGAAAAATGGTCTAAATATTCACATTAACAAATAAAGTTTAATGATTCTTTGaccattaaaatttttaattaaattaatttaacatGAGTTTTTGAATCTAAATACAAAAACGATGGAGACGAGgaggaaaatgatgaaaataattcAAATCATCATTATAGCAATAAATGTGACCCTGAACTAATCTGaatatttggataaatatttAGAGCTAAAATGAAAGATTGAATCAatggaaattaatttgtttctattAAATATTATGCTTTGCATCCAACTGATTAAAGTCCCATAAGTGTCAGTGAACGCATCACAcatcacagttacagttttaatCTCTTTGTGCAAATCTGATTAAATAATATTGAATGTTGACAACACGTATCAtgtaaatatacattaaataaaataaagcaacGACCAGAGAAACATGTTCATTATGTTTTGGTATAAATTAATCAATGATTATTGCAGAGAAAAACAAAGtattttaataaaatacaaacaaactagCAGGTTTAAGCTGTGGATCAATAATAAAGATCAGTAACAGATGACTGAAAACCAGAGCGAGGCTGTAGCTGTagctgtgggtgtgggtgtgggtgtgggtgtgagtGGACTCACCTGAGTTGGTCTGGTCTCCAGGTGGATGTGAGgcgaggatgaggatgaagggAGGACGATGCTCATGACTCTGGTGTCAAGGGGGACACGGGTGACCTGATTGGTGGAGAGCCCCTTGATGATTCACAGCCAACAACTGAAATCAGTCAACAAACCACGTCCACTGTCTGGAGGCGGAGCCTTTGAAGACTGAGGAGCCAGGACGCAAACCAGGAAACAGATGAGACCGTTAAACATGTGGACCCTGGTCCTCATCAGACCCTGGTCCTCATCAGACCCTAGTCCTCACAAGACCCTGGTCCTCACAAGGCTATGAGCTCATCAGACCATGGTCCTCACAAGGCCGTGGTCCTCATCAGACCCTGGTCCTCGTCAGACCCTGGTCCCCTGCAGACCCTGGTCTGGAATGGaatattgacaaaaaaaatacacttggatttTTTTATGTTATGAACTCAGACAGAAACTTTATTAAGTTTAAATAACATTTAGCGATTAGATGTCTTAGACACTGCTGTCATTTATCTCCTTCATGAGTCATTAAACTCATTAAGCAGTGGATATTTTCATCCGTGGGTGGAGGTCTGGGTCTCTAAGGGCTAATGAAGCTGCTCTCAGTGTCTGAAGTGTCGCTGCAGTTCGGTCCTCCACCGCCGGGCGTCGCTGTGCGTTTCTGCGCTTTGTTGTCGGGACCCAAATCTCGCACAAAACCGCGTGTTTTCCAAATCTCGCTCCTCTTTCAACTAGCCTCCAAGATGGTAGGTGCTACAACTGAACCGTGTGTGGTGGAATAATGTAGAAATCTGTGTCCATCCATGTTTATCCTTACAATAAACTATGATCTGACATTAAGTTACAGTGAACTCACTCCTGCCGGTCCATAGTGGACTGTTATTACCGGTCATTTTTATGTGATAGTGGACTTTGTAGTTCGGTTTCGTTCGGTTCTATGGGGCCTTGAGCTGCGTTCACCAACATGCAGATTTTATGGCATTATTTACATTATCTAACTAATAGCCGCCCACTGACAATCCGGTACCGTTTGCCTGGTTTAGAAATCTAGAAACTGCAGAAGTTACAGTGAAAATGTCCCCGTAGAGTTGCTGCTAATCGGAGTTAGCTTTGGCTACTAGAGACAGCATGCTAGCACCAAGCTAACGCTGTTCTAACTCTTCTTATTCGGCGTTTTTGGTGAATTCATCATTATTATGGTTTAATTATTTAATGTCAGTCGGGAGCAAATCATCTGTGTGTTTGTAAACATTGACGCTAATTCAGCCTTAGCTCCGGCGCTCGGTGGAGTTACCGGTGGTTCTAACTTTACCGACCCTCTCCTCCTCACAGCCGACCAAGAAAACCAAGACCAGGAAGCTCCGAGGACACGTGAGCCACGGACATGGTCGCGTTGGTGAGTCCTGGTTTACCTGTATACTCCTGTCACTGGGGTACCGGGTCCGGTCGTGCTAACATGATGTGTTCGTCCGCAGGCAAACACAGGAAGCATCCTGGAGGCCGCGGTAATGCCGGTGGGATGCATCACCACAGAATCAACTTCGACAAATAGTGAGTGAATCCATCCACACTGTGGTTGTGGAGCTCATCTGTGTCGCTGCTCTTCTCTGAAACCCAGGAGGTTCTGAGGCTCGGATCATATGATGAAGGCAGTGTTTCATGTGTTTGAGCTTTAGTGTCTGAAACATGGGATTTCCAAACATTTCACCATAAACATAGTGTTTTTGTGGaatatttagagcaggggtgttaaagtcattttaactCAGGTTCTACTGGTATTGAAGTTGGGTCTGTCGGATGAATATAGGGTGGAGTGGTAGTTGGTCTTCAAATTTTTGTATTTAGAGGTTGTTTGCTTTTGTCTGAATCAGTATTTTTACAACTTGAGTCTGAAAATAATTGAAACTGGGTAAAAAAGTAAAtgtcaactagaaaagcactcggacagtgcagacctctgccaaggcagatcagtgccccccccccaccaccaccgaaattttatcatttgttccttgtgccagtatcaacatttcctgaaattttcatccaaatctgtccataactttttgagttaccttgcacacagatagacagacaaaccaacaccagcaaaaacataacctcctcagcAGAGATAATGAAGtgctgacatgtttgtgttggaaCCACAAGTATCCAGTTTAATTGAGGGACCAGTTGTGGATCCTTCACAGACCATGATGGACCAGGTTTAGGATGAACTGTACTAATGTTCAGGATAACGTTTAATGTCTTTGTGTTTTCAATGGATTTAGGAGTCCTGCcccagtcagtgcagcaatatgaataaaacaccagttcatcacaaacaagaatagaacaaatataaaattacaaaaactgaaaagcaatataagaaaatagaatgtaatatttaacaaaaataaaataagaattgatttaaaagtagaataaaattaagacataaaatatgaatagacactaTATTAATAGTATTAATGTTAagttagcctggccagccatccgtctttctcaattAGAAATCTGTCTGAAATctcggggcttgaatccaaatgtgAAGGCAGGACTAACAGGTGCCGTGTAGACCAATCGCAGATGAGACGGATGTGATGTAATTATGTGACGAGCAGatccctaatgtcaacaaacctcagcatgtttccatTGTGGCATGTGGTGGTCAAGTAGAAGCTTTAGTGAATGTTTACtgtcgcttttgtcagagaaacttaagaatacagaTGTAATCTGTAAttaatcctgttttttttaatcaagtcaACAattgacaacagttgtaaagagatttgtagACTccgaactgactttgactcatgaCAAAAAGAATCCAGTGGATATGAGGCATtgcaaaacacccgccccccagacttgtgattggtcggtatgGAATAGATCGTGCTTATGTCAcagcgactggcccaattccagactgtattgaatacactgagaaaaccaaaTGGTTGGCCAGGctaattaacagtatgtatatctatgaaagtataaaaaaaaatacgtttatgtttggataaatattgcgttgttattgcaagaacagagaATTTTGCAGGGACTGCAGAGGATTACTgcatgacttattgcacataattcacatcatACAGGCTGATTGCACATTATTGGAAGTGAATCTATGAGGATACATTGAGGGAAGTGAATGTACGGGATGTTTATGTGGTTTAAAGGTGACTGGGTTGTGATATTTACTCCTGCATCCACTGTAAAAATTATTGTTAAAAACTGTCTTTACCATCTGTCCCTGTAGAGACGTCCCAGTTTTTCTCTGGTTTTTAATGGTTTTCAgtcatttgtgtgtctgtagtgGACAAACGGACGTCCCtgtctgtgtgtgaatgttcTGTTGGTCTGGTCCAAACCACAGCTGACCATGTCCTCGTCTGTCCTCAGCCATCCTGGGTACTTTGGTAAGGTGGGTATGAGACACTACCACCTGAAGAGGAACGCGTCCCACTGTCCCACCATCAACCTGGACAAGCTGTGGACGCTGGTGAGCGAACAGACCAGGCTCAACTATGGCAAGAAGCCCGATGGCCCCGCCCCCATCATCGATGCCGTGCGCGCTGTAAGTCGACCTCAGAATCTGCTGTGGACGCGTTGGATGGCGTCTGGTCATAGTTTATTCATCAGATGGTTTTGAGTGTGGGTTCATGACGTGCTGATCTGATGGAGACAACCTGGACATGTATCAGAAATAGAAGCAGATGTTGCTCATGTTCCGGAAAAAATCAGTGAAACAGTCTTTATCTAAAGTCCATGAAGATGAATGATGTGTTCCTGGTGCTCATGGAGATCCAGTAAAGTTTGAGCGATAACCAGATGAAGCTGTAACGATTCAGTTTATGTTTTAGCTTTATTTACATGTTCACTGTCAAATGGAAGGTGAAAAAActggtaaataaaaacaaagatcatCAACGTCAAACCCAGAATCAGAGGCCGTTAAACATTTACACTGATTAAAATAGAATAGGACTTGTCAGAGCaacaatgaaaatttgtttagcagcaaaaacaactggtgcaaaaaaggactgtataaaaaatatcacaccatACTGAAAAGTGTAAGGAATGTACTAAAGCTACAAGGTAAAAATGAAATttacatatactactaaagtactactaaaactacaGATGCATATAAAAAGTTAACTATACTACAGATGACAAATATGTACAATTATCAAATTAAAAATTTGATCAGATTAGTTTCACTGACGATAGAATTCTGTCATTGTACAATGAGACACAATTAGGATGCATGTCTCCATGGTAATGGTGTTAAAAGAAGAAATGTATAACAGATGAAAGGTTATGGAGAAATAAAGTCAATGGATCTGAGTCAAATATGTTTGGATCAACAATGTGTCCGTTTTATTCCAACCTTTTAAATCTCCTTAAAACGATGTGTCATCAGACCAGTAGGTTcgactggtcatgtgactgacatgagcagaaataaatgaatgtttCCATGGTTTATTATAAAGGTCTGTttaatcagatttgttttttattctgaTTATTAGCGGACCCTTACAGTCTCTGGGATCAGCTGATGTAAACCCTGTCCATGTTGATAGAACCTGTGCAAGTTCCCCGGGTTCCTCGGTTCTGTCTGTAACAGGCTCTGTGTTCCTCCACAGGGTTACTACAAAGTTCTGGGCAAAGGGAAGCTGCCCAAACAGCCGGTGATCGTCAAGGCCAAGTTCTTCAGCCGGCGAGCTGAGGAGAAGATCaagtcagtgggcggagcctgtGTCCTGATGGCGTAGAACTCCTGTCTGGGATTTTTCAGAATAAACTGTATAAATGGGATTAATGTGTCTGCCTGGTTTATCACCATGGAAACATGCAGGGTTTTAGGATTCATACAGAACTAAAACTGGAACAAAGGAACGACAAATGTATATAACAATAGACATATACACACTTTATGTTTTATtaaagtttattctttatacaagGTGAGACAAACAATATCTCAATTGTCTGTCCTGTACATCTAATGAACtgacaaaataaaagtctttgaaagtaaaattgtgaaactcgtgtcccctacagaggacaaaaatacactgctgggtctcaggagtttATGAAAAAGAAGGAAATGACTTCCATCCAGATGTGTAGGTAGAGTGAAAATGAAATGAGTATACAAACTACGGGAAGTTGACTAAATATGAGACAAGTAACTGGTATGAGATTGGAaagtaaattagaaaaaaaacaaatggatgAAATACATGTTCACTAAAgtacaaagactaataaaagtgtttATTATGCTGAAATTTACACAGACAAAAGCGTATTTTGTTCTAAAAACAGGAATAAGTGTATAATTACGCCACAATTCACGGTAATAAGTGAATTAGTTGCACTACAATAAATGGTATTCTTCAGTCTTATTCCACTGAGACTGAATTTAGTGAATTTGCGTATTTATTAGATTTGAACTTACGGTAAAACCAGTTTATTGCATTAAAATTTACGGTAATAAAAGTGGTTTAAAGGACATTATTGTTAAAGTATGTTTAATATTGAAGTTTATTATTGAAGTTTATTTAATTATAAATCTGGATTTCCGCTTCCGGTTTTTCTAAAATTTACGACATGACGTCGTACGTACGCGGTGACGTAATGGACAGGATTTCCGGTGGTGTGGGTTTGAAAAACAGCTGCTCACGGACTGAAAATCACGGGAGGAATGAGAGACGACAGGTAACAGACAGCGAACAGACGCACAGACTGACGCACACACAGGTAACCGACGCACCGGGGGACGGAGCGCGAGCAGCGGCGTTCTCACTCACTCGTGTTCTCAggtgttttttcatcttttctgagGAGGGTTTATGGTGTTTACCTGTCACTGGGAGGAGGTAATCCCACGCATGCGCAGTGATTATGGTGTTTACCTGTCACTTGGAGGCTGTAATCCCACGCATGCGTAGATTGCGTCGGTGCATATCAGGGTTTCAGGGTTTCAGTTTAATTTTCGATAATGTATTTTTAGATTAATAATTTTATTCCTCAATTTATTTTATGAATCAgtagaaaattcacaaaatgaagCCAGTAACAGAAATGTTCAGATTGTTTACATCATtaaaagtattaatacacactgaaaatacTGCACCACATGTACAAGTACTGCATTTAAAACCTGCTGTCACTGAATGTATATGTGTACAATCTGAACAACCTTCGCCTGATGAGTTTAACCCAGATCCACCCAGTTTAACCCAATTAAACACAGTTTAAACCAGAATCTCCTCTGGTCCAGGTGATCTGAACCGGACCAATGGCGGGTCACACCTGGCTGGACTCCTCCCTGCGTCGCTCTGCCCGTCTGGGTCTGGAGGTTCTGGACCGGGCCTCCAGACGGAGCGTAGACTGGACCAGCGCTGCCACATCCCGGACCCCCACCGCCTGTACAGATGACGTGCCCCAAAGCCCCGCCCAGGTACAGACTGGCTCCGCCCCTCCACAGGTTAAACCAGTACCATGTCCCAGGTCGTCGGCCCGTTCTCAGTCGACCCAgttcttctgtttgtgtttcagaGAACCCACTCGGAACTCGACGACGCCTTCTCGACTATCGCGGAGTTCATGACCCTGACGACGCTTCGGT
It encodes:
- the LOC115420985 gene encoding tripartite motif-containing protein 66-like; translation: MTDLPHRRHGNRPQRWAAPSPRATLSRLEPRSPETRPILETSGKEGNVSEEPQVDRGGVYEMENETNQLEKRQRCPEENVKALLKRIRIHPEAQRILGKSSIAVVSLERLNFQCVPLSCLQPVVCLVRLQDREVEESGSEPQQNGWSQSEVDFVESCDLSTSEATPISWTEPFCPEEPAEEPEQDSGFDCESNPDQPYILLDPDEWDTGGKPESETFYLDPDLEQNLVIQVDPEPESEQDRSLVLEDESRCEVNLDEKDEAVDEGGQRSEDGSLGPHPESRSGMVEVESEDFCAVCLNGGDLLCCDRCPKVYHLACHIPPLVDFPLGDWLCTLCRPDQDSADIYDCENVHSCGGSRAPYTLSNQDQRRCEKLTLLLYSHLLSAPFHDPVSPLARNYYQIIRRPIDLSVIRRKLNKNNTLHYFTAEQFVDDVLLMFKNCSTFNYPDSEVAQAGRNLELFFLNKLKEVFPERTFPSASQDRMDRARLQWTNRKRKEGSRRRRCVFTGKKYYL
- the rpl27a gene encoding large ribosomal subunit protein uL15, with product MKLLSVSEVSLQFGPPPPGVAVRFCALLSGPKSRTKPRVFQISLLFQLASKMPTKKTKTRKLRGHVSHGHGRVGKHRKHPGGRGNAGGMHHHRINFDKYHPGYFGKVGMRHYHLKRNASHCPTINLDKLWTLVSEQTRLNYGKKPDGPAPIIDAVRAGYYKVLGKGKLPKQPVIVKAKFFSRRAEEKIKSVGGACVLMA